In the Duncaniella freteri genome, one interval contains:
- a CDS encoding DUF3098 domain-containing protein, producing MAYKNERRRSENDVLDKQSEREMPFLRINFILMAIAGIMIVLGFLLMAGGSSDWGAFNPDIFSTRRIVVGPTIAFLGFIFMGVGIMFSRNKK from the coding sequence ATGGCATATAAGAACGAACGCCGCAGGTCAGAGAATGATGTTCTCGACAAACAGAGCGAGCGCGAAATGCCCTTTCTCCGTATCAATTTTATACTCATGGCAATCGCCGGGATCATGATAGTGCTTGGGTTTCTGCTTATGGCGGGAGGGTCAAGTGACTGGGGTGCATTCAATCCTGATATATTTTCGACTCGCAGGATTGTAGTGGGCCCGACAATCGCTTTCCTCGGATTCATATTCATGGGAGTAGGGATTATGTTCTCACGTAATAAAAAGTAA
- a CDS encoding cell division protein FtsX, translated as MPKKRFHHIPLFSTRATATVSVALVLVILGIAALVGIAAHVLTQSVRDNMGFVIIFNDGVTADDISKITDGLKKCNSVSSTVYSSPDDILERWQKMVGEDENIMSLAGVNPFTPELEVKVTKEYACADSIQMLVAPINLMPQVSDVKVHNELIDSVNHTLHSVSLTLVCIAVALLVVSFVLIFNTVRLSVYSKRFLINTMQLVGATSGFIRRPFLMESVVNGAVAGVFASGIVAAMLYYCQMFAPSVKSVLEWRDAVMVMVAMIIIGMVICLVAAVFACNRYLSLSYDELYK; from the coding sequence ATGCCTAAGAAGCGTTTTCATCATATCCCATTGTTCAGCACCCGGGCTACGGCAACAGTGTCAGTGGCTCTTGTGCTAGTGATTCTCGGCATTGCTGCTCTTGTAGGCATTGCTGCCCATGTTCTTACTCAGTCAGTAAGGGACAATATGGGATTTGTAATAATCTTTAATGACGGTGTGACCGCCGATGACATCTCCAAGATAACTGACGGACTGAAAAAATGTAATTCTGTAAGTTCCACCGTATATTCATCACCCGATGATATCCTCGAACGCTGGCAGAAAATGGTCGGCGAGGATGAGAACATAATGAGTCTTGCAGGAGTGAATCCTTTCACTCCTGAACTTGAGGTGAAGGTGACTAAGGAGTATGCCTGTGCCGATAGTATACAGATGCTTGTGGCACCAATAAATCTTATGCCGCAAGTGAGTGATGTGAAGGTGCACAATGAGCTGATTGATAGTGTCAACCATACCCTGCATAGTGTGTCTCTTACGCTTGTGTGCATTGCAGTGGCATTGCTTGTGGTCTCCTTTGTGTTGATATTCAATACAGTGAGACTTTCGGTGTATTCCAAGCGTTTTCTTATTAATACAATGCAGCTTGTCGGAGCTACTTCCGGGTTCATACGCCGTCCTTTCCTTATGGAAAGTGTTGTCAATGGTGCTGTGGCAGGGGTGTTTGCGTCAGGGATAGTCGCTGCTATGCTCTATTATTGTCAGATGTTTGCGCCATCCGTGAAATCAGTGCTTGAGTGGAGAGACGCCGTAATGGTCATGGTCGCTATGATAATTATCGGTATGGTGATATGCCTTGTGGCAGCTGTTTTCGCATGCAACAGATATCTCTCTTTAAGTTACGACGAACTTTATAAATAA